TCTCATTGATAACTTAGAGAAACAACCTATGTCCATACCTCCCTGGGCCTTTTCCAGTTCCAGTTTGGAGAGTTAAAGCAGAGCCTCGTGGAAGCCCCGTTTCTGGCTCCCAGGTCATAGCCATCATTTATGAACATCTGGCCAGTTGGTACTCCTGTACCGGGTGGGTGCGCAGGCAGCACATCCCTCGACAGGGTCACCACGACCCCACCTATAGTTCTGCTCCTTTAACATTCACAGGCTTTTAAGCCTTTGGGTGTGCTGTTAAAACGCACAGTCCAGAAGGGTTCTAGGAAGTGTTTGTGTTCTGATTGGGGTTGTGACACCTGCTGAGACCGAGGCTGGTGCACAGTAAACACACACTGGGGACCCGAGGGGGATTTGGAGGGGTCAGAAGGGAGGATTCGGCTGAAGGGGGTTGCCAGAGCCCCAAGGCCGCTCTGctaaggggtgggggtgggggcgcctCCCTGTCCATGTGAGACGGCGTGTGGTGAGAATGGGCTGGTCTCTAGGCGGCTCTCCCAGCCAGTGGCTacccctgcattcctgggatcagGACCTGGGAGATGGCTGCCTGGGTCCAAAGCCAGGGTCAGTAAAACGTGCTGGTGAATGGAAACTAATTGTCTGGTGTAGCTTAGTGTGTGTACCTAGGAGAGGCACGAACTGCATGGATCGACTGTCATTTGGTACCTCCACTGGAGGCAAGGATTGTGGAGGAGGGAAGACTGGGGCGTGAAACAGGCTGGATGCTCCTGGAAGTGGGTCTTACTTCCATCTCCCGACCCCAAACTCTGGGTTGGGAAGCCTGCATTGTTTTTTCTGTAGGAAACACTTTTCCAGAATTGTAATGTAAGTCAGTGAGAAAGACAGGATTCTTTGGTCACAGATTTTTCCAAGAATATTTCTGTAGGGTGGGACGACAAAGGAGAAATCGTCCACTGTCTGAgtcccctcctctttcctctcccctcagtTCTGGACTAGCAGACTGGTCTGTTGGCGGGAGGTAGTCAAGGCTCCAGGTCAGGGTTTCTCggcctcagcactactgacaacCTGGGCCAGctcattctttgttgtgaggggcgtcctgtgcactgtaaggtgttgagcagcatccctggcctccacccaccgGATGCCAGTAGCTTTTccctccccagttgtgacaaccaaaaatgtctccagactttggcaactgtcccctgggggcaaaatctcCCGTGGTTGAGAGCCATCTATGTAGCTGGTGGTAGCTAAAAAGAGAATTGCTGGCCTTAGGGTAGGAGGAGGGTGCAGATGAGAACGAAAAATCAGAGGAGGGAGGCAAACTTGAGGGAGTTTGCAAAGGCAGTTGTCTGGCAAGTGTAGTcactcccccctctccccaccagtgaTGTCCAGGGTGGCATATGACTCTGCTTCCTGTCAGCACTTCCTGCTCTTGGCCTGGCCTGGCCACCGGCTTTGGTAAACCCCACCTATGAGATGGCTAGCGTGTCTAGCATGTCTTGCGTTTGTTTAGGAGAGAGTTAGATTTGAATAAGAAGAATGGTGGTGGCTGGACCCCGCTGATGTATGCCTCCTACATTGGACACGATACCATCGTGCACCTGCTGCTCGAGGCGGGGGTGAGTGTGAATGTGCCGACCCCGGAAGGGCAGACTCCGCTGATGCTGGCTTCCAGCTGTGGCAACGAGAGCATCGCCTATTTCCTCCTCCAGGTGAGCTACGAGGGCCTCAGGCCAGAAACCTGAGGGGCCCCCGGCCGCTCTGCAGAGACGTGAACCACTGCAGGCCcctgtgtgcgtgcgcgtgctcGGGTAATCACTTCGATTCTTTCAGCGTGATGGCTTGGAGGGCGCCCACCCTGCGCAGAGGAGACGCGGCCTTAACGAGCATTCTGTGTTCTCTTGAAGCAAGGTGCTGAGCTAGAAATGAAGGACATTCAAGGCTGGACTGCCCTCTTCCACTGCACCAGTGCTGGGCATCAGCAGATGGTCAAGTTCCTTTTGGACAGTGGAGCAAACGCCAATGTGAGGTGATTACAAGGTCTTAAGTGGCCGCAGGAGGGGGGTGGTCACGTCTGACTCTGAGGAGGGCAACTGGCGAGGCAGCTAGAGGCTGGAGTGCAGGGATCCCCTGCCTTGGTTTGACAGGCTCAAGACAAAGGGGACAGTCCCCCCTAGGCGTGGAGGCACGGGGATCGCCCTAGCTTTCTCATGCATCTGTCAGGTGGCATTGTGTGCAACATTTTAAGTTCTCTGTGCCTTATTTCCTTTATCTGAAAACAGGATGGCAATGCCCATGTCATAGAACTGTTAGAAGGATTACATGTTCTGTCATATAACAGGGGCCTAACATAGTGTGTGGCACTGAATTGACATGTGTTAAATGCTAAATCCCTTTAGCTTTTTTGCCTTCTGTATATATCAGGTGAGGTGATACTTTGAAAACATCATGAGTTTTAAATATAAGCTGGAAGTAGGGTTGTTGTCTAAAGCATGTCACCATGATAATCCTCTTTCAACCCAGCATTCACCTGACACTGCACACCCTGGCTGGTGTCAGCCGTTGTAACACACTGTAGGTTTACAGgccactaagaaagaaagaaaaatgctccTAATTAAAATGCATCTTGTTTATTGACATTCTGACTTCAGCGATGCTAAAATGCGAAAACTGTGTGTCTTCAAATGGATGAAAACCAGTGGTTAGCTTGCTTCCTGTCTTCTAGCCCAGGTGAAACCAGTGAGGACTTGGTGGGGGGGCACTCTGAAGAGGGCGCTGAGTTAGCCGTAAGCAAGCATTAGGTGTAGTGAGGGCAGGAGATGGTTAGTCCTGGAGCTCCTGGAAGGGTTCCTGGAGGATGTTGATCTCAAAATGTAGGATATCTGGATAGGTGGAGAGGAGGTCCTAGCTGTCTGTGAGCAGTGAAGGGCAACAGCTACTTTTTGCTGTGATTAAGTAGAGATTCAGGCCATAGCAGGGGGGGAAGCAACTAAGAAGGAGTGAAGATGGGAGACAGATTATTTTAGGAACAAAAGACTAGACCTGGGGTAGA
This genomic stretch from Physeter macrocephalus isolate SW-GA unplaced genomic scaffold, ASM283717v5 random_1861, whole genome shotgun sequence harbors:
- the LOC114485619 gene encoding ankyrin repeat and SAM domain-containing protein 3 encodes the protein MSELSDEASEPELLNRSLSMWHGLGAQVSREELAVPLDLHTAASIGQYEVVKECVQRRELDLNKKNGGGWTPLMYASYIGHDTIVHLLLEAGVSVNVPTPEGQTPLMLASSCGNESIAYFLLQQGAELEMKDIQGWTALFHCTSAGHQQMVKFLLDSGANANVR